CTTCGCCGTCGACTCCCGCGACGGACGTATCGGCCGCGTCATGGACGCCGCGGGCCCCTATGTCCAGCTCCGCCCCCCGGGCGGCGGCCGGGAGTGGGACTGCCCGTCCGAGGCGTTGCGGTCCGCGACGCCGGGGGAGGTGCTGCGGGCTCGCGTCAGGGAGGTCAACCGGGAGGGGCGGCTGCCGTGAGCGGGTACGCGGTGCCGGGCCCACCGCGTCGAACTCGCGAGGAACTGGAACATAGAGGGAGCCGAAGCCGCACATCGTGCGGATAAGGAGACTCACTCTCAGTGAGCGAATATCTGCTTGATTCGTCCGCATTGTGGCGTCTGCTTCGCGACGAGCGTCTCCGCGACGAGCGTCTCCGCTTTGCCTGGCAGGAGACCGCCCTGGACGGCGCCGTCCGTTCTTGCCATCCGCAGCGGGCGGAGTTCCTTCGTTCGGCGCGCGACCTGAAGGAGTACGAGGAGCGCAGCGCCATGTTCGCCGAGCTGTACGCGGACGCCCCTGTTCCCGAGGGCGCGGCGCAATGGGTCGGTGGAATCCGACGCCGTGCTGCCGAGAATGGTGCACACCAGGCGCTGTCCGCCGTGGACCTTCAGATCAGCGCGACAGCTGCGCACCTTGGCCTGATCGTTCTGCACGATGACGAGGACTTCGTGACCGCTGCCAGATTCGCCGTCGAGCTCCAACAGCACAATGCCCACGATGGACCGCGACGCGGAGGTGCGCGGGCAGGCTGGTGAAGCACGCTTCGACATCGCTGCGGCCACAGCAGCATGCCGAGGAGGACGGAAGCCAGGGGCTTACGGCCGGCCGGACAGGTGGGGAGCGATCAGCTCCAGAGCCTCCTCCCAGCGGAAGCTGTCGGCCACACCGTCCGCCTTCGGCGGGTGCGGTTCGTGGGAGCCGATGAGGACCCCCATCTCGCGCAGCCTGTCCAGGCTCTGCCGGTATGCCGGGTGAGCGGCTTGGGCGGAGTTGAGGTAGGGCAGGGCGGCGGTGGGGATGCCGAAGCCGTACGCCTCGCACAGAATGCCGAGCGCCAGGGTGTCGGAGATCCCGGCCGCCCACTTGTTGATCGTGTTGAACGTGGCAGGAGCCACCACGATCGCGTCAGCGGGCGGGAGCGGGCGCGGGTCGCCCGGGGAGCGCCAGGCGGAGCGGATCGGGAAACCGGTCTGGGACGCGACGGCCTGGGCGTCTATGAACTTCAGC
This DNA window, taken from Streptomyces sp. SCSIO 30461, encodes the following:
- a CDS encoding PIN domain-containing protein; the protein is MSEYLLDSSALWRLLRDERLRDERLRFAWQETALDGAVRSCHPQRAEFLRSARDLKEYEERSAMFAELYADAPVPEGAAQWVGGIRRRAAENGAHQALSAVDLQISATAAHLGLIVLHDDEDFVTAARFAVELQQHNAHDGPRRGGARAGW
- a CDS encoding flavoprotein, whose amino-acid sequence is MSDRPSRQAKKPFLYVVVCASGIADDVGTLISAAQGRQWDVGVVATPQGLKFIDAQAVASQTGFPIRSAWRSPGDPRPLPPADAIVVAPATFNTINKWAAGISDTLALGILCEAYGFGIPTAALPYLNSAQAAHPAYRQSLDRLREMGVLIGSHEPHPPKADGVADSFRWEEALELIAPHLSGRP